The following is a genomic window from Micromonospora cathayae.
TGCCGCTGACCCACATCCGGGGGCGCAGCCTGCACGACGCGTTCGTCATCGTGGACGAGGCGCAGTCGCTGGAGCGCGGGGTCCTGCTCACCGTCCTGTCCCGGATCGGGCAGGGCTCCCGGGTGGTGCTCACCCACGACGTCGCCCAGCGGGACAACCTGCGGGTGGGGCGGCACGACGGGGTGACCGCCGTGATCGAGACGCTGAAGGGTCATCCGCTGTTCGCGCACGTCACCCTCACCCGCTCGGAGCGGTCGCCGATCGCCGCGATGGTCACCGATCTCCTGGAGGACATCCCGCACTGATAGTCGCTTTTGTGGGCCTGCGTCGCTATCTTTATAGTGGCGCAGGTCACATTTGAGTCGTGTGGTTTCCCAACCGACCCACAGTGCGCGATGGTGTCCCACGAGCGCCCGCGCACCAGGAGCACCGTTGGTGAGCACTGGTCACCCGGGTCGGGCTCGCCGGCCGGGTGCCGGCGACCGCCGGTGCGGGTCGGGGCGCTCACGGCGCGGACCCGTCCGGTGCTGACCGGGGTCGGTCGCGCCGTGTCCTTGACCCCGACGAAGGGACCACTTCGTGAGTCGGCTGTGGAGCCGGTTGGGTGCCCGTACCGCCGCCGTAGCGTTGCTCTCCGTGGGCGTCGCCGGCGGCTTCTATCTGGGCGAAGACCGGGAGACCCGGCGATCGGACGCGACCGCGCCGGTCGGCCAGGTCGTCGTCGAGCAGTCGCGGTACGTGCAGACCGACCAGGTCGTCGAGTCCGCCCGCTACCAGACCGAACTGCGTGCCATCCAGCGCGCCGAGGCCGCCGAGCTGGCCGCCCGCAAGGCCGCCGCCGAGCGGGCCGCCCGCAAGAAGCGCGAGGCCGAGGCCAAGGCCAAGGCGGAAGCCGAAGCCAAGGCGAAGGCCGAGGCGGAGGCCAAGAAGGCCGCGAACAGCAAGCCGTACGACGGGCCGATCCCCGCCTCCTGCAACGAGTACAGCGGCAACCGCGAGATCGGCTGCGCGCTGCTGCTCGACAGCGGGTTCGGCATCGACCAGATGCCCTGCCTGGACAAGCTGTGGACCAAGGAGAGCGGCTGGAACCACAAGGCCCGCAACTCCTCCTCCGGGGCGTACGGGATCCCGCAGTCGCTGCCGGGCAGCAAGATGGGCTCGGCCGGCGACGACTGGGAAACCAACCCGGCCACCCAGATCGAGTGGGGCCTCGGCTACATCAAGGGCCGGTACGGCACGCCGTGCAAGGCCTGGGGGCACTCCCAGGACGTCGGCTGGTACTGACCGACCGGGCTGTTCGACGGGGGTGTGCGGTGATCCGCACACCCCCGTCGCCGTCGGTGGGGCCGCCGGACCGGGTCGGCGCGCCGGTCGGGTTGGCGGTCGGCCTGCTGAGCTGATAGCTACTTGTGGGTGACTTACGACGGTGGCCCGTCGGGCAACGACCCGAACCGGTTCGGCACCGAGGCCTTCTACGCCTCGCTGGGGCGGGCCTTCGTCGCCATGTGCGCGGTGGTGCCCGTGCTCTTCCTGATCGAGGCGCTCGACGTCTGGCTGGACGCCGGCTTCGACCCGGCCGCCGGGATCATCCCCAAGCGCATCGACGGGCTGGACGGGGTCTTCTTCTCACCCTTCCTGCACCACGGCTTCGACCACCTCTACAGCAACAGCATCCCGTTGATCCTGCTCGGCACCTTCGTGCTCGCCGCCGGGGTCCGCCGGTTCCTGTGGTCGACGCTGGTGATCATCCTGGTCAGCGGGCTCGGCGTGTGGTTCACCGGATCGTCCAACTCGGTGGTGGTCGGGGCCAGCGGCGTGATCTTCGGGTACCTCGGCCTGCTGCTCACCCGGGGCATCGTCGAGCGCACCTGGTGGAACTTCGCGGTGGTGCTCCTGGTCGGTCTGCTCTACGGCTGGCAACTGGTCGGCATCCTCCCCACCGACGAGCGCATCTCCTGGCAGGGGCACCTGTTCGGGCTGGTCGGGGGCGTTCTCGCCGCGGTGCTGTTCCGTCGGCGGCGGGCCGAGGTGGATCCGGCGTCCCCGCTGCCCCTGTCCTGATCACGCCACGTGGGACATGCTTGCCCCACCCCGGCTCCGACCCCTACCGTCATCAGAAATCAGCGTGTGCTGATCCCTGAGCGGAAAGTGACGGTGCGTGGATGCGAGAGATCGACGTCGCTATCATCGGAGCCGGCCCGACCGGTCTCTACGCCGCGTACTACGCCGGCTTCCGGGGGCTCTCGGTCGCGGTGATCGACGCCCTGCCCGAGCCGGGTGGGCAGGTCACCGCGATGTACCCGGAAAAGATGATCTACGACATCGCCGGGTTTCCCGAGATCAAGGGACGGGACCTGGTGGCCAACCTGGTCGCCCAGTCCGCCACCGCCAACCCCGAGTACCTGCTCGGCGTCCGCGCGGAAGGGCTCGAACACGTCGACGGGCAGCCGGTGCTCACCCTCGCCGACGGCGAGCGGCTGCGCTGCGGCGCCATCCTCATCACCGGCGGGCTGGGCAGCTTCACCCCCCGTCCGCTGCCCGCCGCCGCCAGCTTCGACGGTGCCGGCCTGATGTACTTCGTCCCGCAACCGGCCGAGCTGATCGGCCGGGACGTGCTGATCGTCGGCGGCGGCGACTCCGCCTTCGACTGGGCGGCGGCCCTGGCCCCGCTGGCCCGCTCGGTGACCCTGGTGCACCGCCGGGAACGGTTCCGGGCGCACGCCGCCACCGTGGCCCGGGTCCGCGAACTGCCGGTGCGGATCGTGGTCAACGCCGAGGTCACCAAGCTGCACGGGGACACCGCGGTGACCGGTGCCGACATCGCCGTACGCGGCGGCGCGGCGGAGACCGTGCCGGTGGACGCGGTGGTCGCGGCGCTGGGCTTCACCGCCGACCTGGGGCCGCTGGCCGAGTGGGGTCTGCACCTGGACAAGCGGCACATCACGGTCGACAGCGCGATGGCCACCAACCTGCCCCGGGTCTTCGCCGCCGGGGACATCACCGAGTACCCGGGCAAGGTCCGGCTGATCGCCACCGGATTCGGTGAGGCGGCCACCGCGGTGAACAACGCCGCCGTGGTGATCGACCCCGCGGCGCACCTCTTCCCCGGCCACTCCTCCGACGGCACCTGACCGCCGGCCGGCACCGCGCGGCCAGCCCGACGGGCCCGCCTGCGGGCCCGCGGTTCCGTCTGCGCTTCCTGCGGCCCGGCGGGCTCGCCTGCGGCTCCTGCGGCCCGGCGGGCTCGCCTGCGGTGCCCTTCCGGGCCGGCGGGTCCGCCTGCCGTGGCCGGGGCGCGGTCGGGCCCCGGGTGGTCAGGGGAGGCCGACGACGTCTGCCATCAGGTCGATCTGGTGGTCGAAGTAGAGGTCCCGGTGGGGCAGGGCGTTGTTGATCCGGCCGAAGAGTTCGAAGCTGATCAGCCCGAACAGGTGCGTCCAGCCGGCCATCGTCCGGGCGATCAGCGCCGCCGGCAGGTCCACCGCCAGGGCGTCGGCGATCACCGCCAGGTCGCCCCGGAGGGGCTCCGGCACGTCGTCCGGTGGGACGGCGACCCGACCGGCGGCCACCCCGTCGTTGACGATGCCGATCAGCGTGACCGGGGGGCGTTGGGCCGGTTCGATGGTGTCCGTCGGCGCGGCGTAGCCGGGCACCGGGCTGCCGTACAGCAGCGCGTACTCGGCGGGGTGGGCCAGCGCCCAGCGGCGGGCCGCCCGGCAGCAGGCTGACCAGCGCGCACGCAGGTCGGCCCGGTCCGGCCCGGCCCCGGCTGTCTCGACCGCGGTGCCGAGGGCGTCGTACGCCTCGATGATCAGCGCGGTGAGCAGCTCGTCCCGGCTGGGAAAGTACCGGTAGACGGCCGACGAGGCCATGCCCATCTCGCGGGCGACCGCCCGGAGCGAGAGGTTGGCGCCGTCCGTGGCGAGGTGGCGGCGGGCGACCGTCTTGATCTCGTCGATCATCTCGGCGCGGACCCGGGCGCGGATCGATGGTGCGGACACGCCGTCCACTCTGCCACGAAGAGAGCGTCCGTCAAAAGAGAGAGCACTGCTCTTGACGAAGTGCGGTGGCCGCGGGCATGCTGGGATGGTCCAGAGAGCAGTGCTCTCTATCTGCATCACTGCTTCGAGAGGTGGCCCTGATGGCTACTCACGTGATCGTCGGCGCGGGGCCGGTCGGCACCGCCACCGCCCGACTGCTGGCCGACCGGGGCGACCGGGTGCTGCTGGTCAGCCGCCGGGGGCGCGGCCCCGCCCACCCGGCCATCGAGCGGATCGCCGCCGACGCCACCGACGCCGACCGGTTGACCGCACTCACCGGCTCGGCCACCGCCCTCTACAACTGCGCCAACCCGGCGTACCACCGCTGGCCCACCGACTGGCCGCCGATCGCGTCCGCGCTGACGACCGCCGCCGCCCGCACCGGCGCGGTGCTGGTCACCGCCGGCAACCTCTACGGGTACGGTCCGGTCGACGGCCCGATGACCGAACGCACCCCGGAGCGACCGAACAGCACCAAGGGCGCGGTACGGGTACGGATGTGGGCGGAGGCGTCCGCCGCGCACCGGGCCGGTCGGCTGCGCGCCACCGAGGTGCGCGCCTCGGACTTCCTCGGGGCCGGCGCACACTCCGTCGCCAACAACCTCGTGCTGCCCCGGGCGGCGACCGGCCGGCCCGTCGTCGTACCGGCCGACCCGGACGCCCCGCACAGCTGGACGTACGTCGGTGACCTGGCCCGCACCCTGGTCGCCGTCGCCGACGACGAACGGGCCTGGGGGCGGATCTGGCACGCGCCGTCCCCGCCGCCGGTCTCCGTACGCCGGCTCGCCGAGATCACGGCGTCCCGGGCCGGAGCGCGGCCACCCCGGATCATCCGGCTGCCCCGGGCGGCGCTCACGCTCGGTGGCCTGGTCAACCGGGAGGTACGGGAGCTCCGCGAGATCGCCTACCAGTTCTACCGGCCGTTCGTGCTCGACTCGACCGAGACCACCGCGGCCCTCGGCGTCACCTGCACCCCGCTCGACGAGGCGATCGACGCCACCCTGGACCTGCTGCCCGCCCGGGCCGGATGAGCGGGAACGGCTGCGCCGCCGGCGCGCCCTAGCGGCGCACCGGCGGGCCGATCGCGGCGACCAGCACGGCGACGAGGGTCAACGCCGCCCCGAGCAGGGTGGCCGGGCCGGGATGCGAAGCCGCGGTGGGCAGCAGCACGTCCAGCAGCACCGCGCCCACGATCTGCCCGGCGATGGTGGCCAGGCCGAGCAGCAGCACCCCGGTGAACCGGACGATCGCCGCCGCCAACGCGATGAACAGGATGCCCAGCGGACCACCCAGGTAGAGCCACGGCTCGGCCGGCAGACCACCACCCGGCAGGCCGCGTACCAGCAGGTCCACGGCGAACACCACGAGCAGCGCCAGCGTACCGACGGTGAAGTTGACCAGGGTGGCGGTGAGTGCGTTCCCGGCGGCTGCACGTACCCGGCCGTTCACCGCCTGCTGCCAGGCGATCCCGATCCCGGCGAGCAGCGGCAGCAGGGCCAGCACCAGCGCGCCCGGATCGCCCAGCCGGTCACCGACGGCGATCAGCACGGCCAGTACGGTCAGCACCGCCCCGGCCAGCCGGCTCGGCGTCACCGGCTGCCGGCCGGCCGGGCCGAAACCGGCCCGGTCCACCGCCAGGCTGCTGCCGGTCTGACCGGCCACCACCGCCACCGTGAACACCGCCACCCCGAGCGTGCCGATGGTGAGCCCCTGGGTGGCCACCAGGAACGCGCCGCACACCCCACCGAGGCACTGCCACGGTCGTAGCGCACCCTCGCGCAGCGCGGCCCGGAGCCGGCGCAGCCCCCGCCGCCCGGCCGGGGCGGCGGGGACCAGTACCAGCAGGATCAGCAGCCCCAGCCCGAACGAGACCACCGCGGCGGCGATCCCGTCGCCGAGGCGTACCCCCAGCTCGCCGTTGATCCGCGACTGGAGTGCCACCGCGACGCCGGAGAGCACCGCGAGCGCGACGCCGGCGACCCGCAGCGTCGCCGACGGGAGGGCGTCCACGTCCCGGGTCGCGGTCACTCCTGCTCGGCCAGGGGGCGGCCGTCGAAGTCGACGGCCGAGTAGAGCGCCAGCTTCTCCAACCGGTGGTAGGAGTCGATCACGCGGATGGTGCCGCTCTTGGAGCGCATGACGATCGACTGGGTGTACGCCCCACCGGCCCGGTAGCTGACCCCACGCAGCAGGTCACCGGAGGTGACGCCGGTCGCCACGAAGAAGCAGTTGTCCCCGGTGACCAGATCGTCGGTGGTCAGCACCCGGTCCAGGTCGTGGCCGGCGTCGAGGGCCTTGGTCCGTTCGGCGTCGTCCCGGGGCCAGAGCTTGGCCTGCATCACCCCGCCCATGCACTTGAGCGCGCAGGCGGCGGTGATCCCCTCCGGGGTGCCACCGATGCCCATCAGCACGTCGACGTCGCTCTCGCCCCGGGCGGCGGCGATCGCCCCGGCGATGTCGCCGTCGGAGATGAACCGGATGCCGGCCCCGGTCCGCCGGATCTGGTTGACCAGGTCGTCGTGGCGGGGGCGGTCCAGCACACAGACCGTCACCTCGGAGACGTCGCCGCCCTTGACCTTGGCGATCCGGCGCAGGTTCTCGGCCACCCCGGCGTTGATGTCGACCACGTCGGCGTAGACCGGCCCGACGGCGAGTTTCTCCATGTAGAAGACCGCGCTGGGGTCGAACATCGCGCCCCGCTCGGCCACCGCCAGCACGGCCAGCGCGTTCGGCATGCCCTTGCTCATCAGGGTGGTGCCGTCGATCGGGTCGACCGCCACGTCCACCTCGGGACCGCTGCCGTCACCGACCTCCTCGCCGTTGAAGAGCATCGGGGCGTTGTCCTTCTCGCCCTCACCGATCACCACGACGCCCCGCATCGGGATCGAGTTGATCAGCTTGCGCATGGCGTCGACGGCCGCGCCGTCGCCACCCTCCTTGTCGCCCCGGCCGACCCACCGGCCGGCGGCCATCGCCGCCGCCTCGGTGACCCGGACCAGGTCGAGGGCGAGGTTGCGGTCCAGATCCTGGGGGATCCGCGTTCTGGTGTTCGTCATGGCGGCTTTCCTCCTCGCGACGGTGCGGGGTGGACCGGCGGGATGCGGCCGTCGCCGCCGCCGGCTTTGTCGCTGATCCTCACACGTGGGCGGATGAATCGCCCTCACACGGTGGTCAACGTAACGCCGGTACGGGTCCCCGGTGGCCCGGATCGGGTCAACCGGGGAACTGCGAAGATAGGGGGGTGGAGCCCACCGACCGCGCACCCGCCGACTCGACCCCGCCCGACGGCCAACTGCCGTTGACCCCGGCGGACGGCCAACCGGCGCTGACCCCGCCGGACGGCCAACCGGCGCTGACCCCGGCGGACCCGGCCGGGCGGCCCGCGACGGTCGAGCCCGGCCCCGGCCGCGCCGCCGGGCCCGCTTCCGTCCCGGGTGGGGAGGCGTCCGGCACCGGAAAGGCCCGGTCCGAGCGTTCGCCGAAGGACATGGCGATCTCGCTGCTGGTGCTGCTGGTCCCCATCGCCCTGCTGCTCGCCTTCTACCGGGGTTTCCTCGGCGGCGACGAGCCGGCCGTGATCGATCCGGTGCCCGCCGTCGAGCAGGCCCGGGCCGCCAACGCCTTCCCGGTCGCCGAACCGTCCGGTCTCGGCGACGGCTGGCGTCCGATCCGGGCCCGGTTCCAGCAGTCCGACGAGGGGTCCACCCTGCGGTTGGGTTACCTCACCCCGGAGGGTCGGGGCGTCCAGCTCGTCCAGAGCAACGTGCCACCGGAGCGGCTGCTGCCCACCGAACTCACCGACGACAACCAGCCGCAGGGCGCGCTCGACCTGGACGGACGGAGCTGGCAGCGGTACACCGCCCGGGGTGACGAGCGGGCCCTGGTGCTGCTCGAACCGGACCGTACGGTGATCGTGGTCGGCGAGGCGGCCGAGAAGGAACTCCGCGAACTGGCCGACTCGGTCCGGTAGGGTGCACGCCGGACTGGGTACATACCGCCCAGACGGGCGTTCCCGTCCCCGGTACCCCTCAGTTTCCGGTGCCCGTGTCGCGCCGGACGACGTCTGGAGACAGCCACGTGAAGATTCGACGGTGGAGTGTCGGCGTGCTGGCCGCCTCGCTGCTCGTACCCGGTCTCA
Proteins encoded in this region:
- a CDS encoding rhomboid family intramembrane serine protease, whose product is MTYDGGPSGNDPNRFGTEAFYASLGRAFVAMCAVVPVLFLIEALDVWLDAGFDPAAGIIPKRIDGLDGVFFSPFLHHGFDHLYSNSIPLILLGTFVLAAGVRRFLWSTLVIILVSGLGVWFTGSSNSVVVGASGVIFGYLGLLLTRGIVERTWWNFAVVLLVGLLYGWQLVGILPTDERISWQGHLFGLVGGVLAAVLFRRRRAEVDPASPLPLS
- a CDS encoding TetR/AcrR family transcriptional regulator codes for the protein MSAPSIRARVRAEMIDEIKTVARRHLATDGANLSLRAVAREMGMASSAVYRYFPSRDELLTALIIEAYDALGTAVETAGAGPDRADLRARWSACCRAARRWALAHPAEYALLYGSPVPGYAAPTDTIEPAQRPPVTLIGIVNDGVAAGRVAVPPDDVPEPLRGDLAVIADALAVDLPAALIARTMAGWTHLFGLISFELFGRINNALPHRDLYFDHQIDLMADVVGLP
- a CDS encoding NAD(P)/FAD-dependent oxidoreductase, with product MREIDVAIIGAGPTGLYAAYYAGFRGLSVAVIDALPEPGGQVTAMYPEKMIYDIAGFPEIKGRDLVANLVAQSATANPEYLLGVRAEGLEHVDGQPVLTLADGERLRCGAILITGGLGSFTPRPLPAAASFDGAGLMYFVPQPAELIGRDVLIVGGGDSAFDWAAALAPLARSVTLVHRRERFRAHAATVARVRELPVRIVVNAEVTKLHGDTAVTGADIAVRGGAAETVPVDAVVAALGFTADLGPLAEWGLHLDKRHITVDSAMATNLPRVFAAGDITEYPGKVRLIATGFGEAATAVNNAAVVIDPAAHLFPGHSSDGT
- a CDS encoding lytic transglycosylase domain-containing protein — translated: MSRLWSRLGARTAAVALLSVGVAGGFYLGEDRETRRSDATAPVGQVVVEQSRYVQTDQVVESARYQTELRAIQRAEAAELAARKAAAERAARKKREAEAKAKAEAEAKAKAEAEAKKAANSKPYDGPIPASCNEYSGNREIGCALLLDSGFGIDQMPCLDKLWTKESGWNHKARNSSSGAYGIPQSLPGSKMGSAGDDWETNPATQIEWGLGYIKGRYGTPCKAWGHSQDVGWY
- a CDS encoding NAD-dependent epimerase/dehydratase family protein, giving the protein MATHVIVGAGPVGTATARLLADRGDRVLLVSRRGRGPAHPAIERIAADATDADRLTALTGSATALYNCANPAYHRWPTDWPPIASALTTAAARTGAVLVTAGNLYGYGPVDGPMTERTPERPNSTKGAVRVRMWAEASAAHRAGRLRATEVRASDFLGAGAHSVANNLVLPRAATGRPVVVPADPDAPHSWTYVGDLARTLVAVADDERAWGRIWHAPSPPPVSVRRLAEITASRAGARPPRIIRLPRAALTLGGLVNREVRELREIAYQFYRPFVLDSTETTAALGVTCTPLDEAIDATLDLLPARAG
- the glpX gene encoding class II fructose-bisphosphatase, encoding MTNTRTRIPQDLDRNLALDLVRVTEAAAMAAGRWVGRGDKEGGDGAAVDAMRKLINSIPMRGVVVIGEGEKDNAPMLFNGEEVGDGSGPEVDVAVDPIDGTTLMSKGMPNALAVLAVAERGAMFDPSAVFYMEKLAVGPVYADVVDINAGVAENLRRIAKVKGGDVSEVTVCVLDRPRHDDLVNQIRRTGAGIRFISDGDIAGAIAAARGESDVDVLMGIGGTPEGITAACALKCMGGVMQAKLWPRDDAERTKALDAGHDLDRVLTTDDLVTGDNCFFVATGVTSGDLLRGVSYRAGGAYTQSIVMRSKSGTIRVIDSYHRLEKLALYSAVDFDGRPLAEQE
- a CDS encoding DUF4245 domain-containing protein, with amino-acid sequence MEPTDRAPADSTPPDGQLPLTPADGQPALTPPDGQPALTPADPAGRPATVEPGPGRAAGPASVPGGEASGTGKARSERSPKDMAISLLVLLVPIALLLAFYRGFLGGDEPAVIDPVPAVEQARAANAFPVAEPSGLGDGWRPIRARFQQSDEGSTLRLGYLTPEGRGVQLVQSNVPPERLLPTELTDDNQPQGALDLDGRSWQRYTARGDERALVLLEPDRTVIVVGEAAEKELRELADSVR
- a CDS encoding DMT family transporter, producing MDALPSATLRVAGVALAVLSGVAVALQSRINGELGVRLGDGIAAAVVSFGLGLLILLVLVPAAPAGRRGLRRLRAALREGALRPWQCLGGVCGAFLVATQGLTIGTLGVAVFTVAVVAGQTGSSLAVDRAGFGPAGRQPVTPSRLAGAVLTVLAVLIAVGDRLGDPGALVLALLPLLAGIGIAWQQAVNGRVRAAAGNALTATLVNFTVGTLALLVVFAVDLLVRGLPGGGLPAEPWLYLGGPLGILFIALAAAIVRFTGVLLLGLATIAGQIVGAVLLDVLLPTAASHPGPATLLGAALTLVAVLVAAIGPPVRR